Genomic window (Lewinellaceae bacterium):
ATCCGGCGACGCCGACGCGCTGGAGCCACAATTTTAACTTATTGTCCGCCATGTCAATGTGTTTTTATGCGTAAAACAAAAACGAATGCTTATGGTTTCAAAATTGCATTCATGTGTGGGGAAATGCAATGGCGGATGAGAGAATTGTGGGTTTGAGTGAGTGAAAAGGAACACCGACCAGGCCTAATTCTTTTAAAAAGTCTTTCCTGTTCATCGTTCACGAGTTTTTAGTGAAAATTTCAAGCTACTTTGTTACTTTAAAATTTAGCTGGCTTGGATGCCTGGAGCGCGGGCTCCGACCTTTTGGGTACGGGGTTCGCGCTCCGTTTAAAGTAACAAAGTAGTACTAAACAACCGGCAAGTTAAGGGATTGCGCAATTTTGTGGCGAATTATCGGATTATAAGGGTACAATCCGGATGGGTAGAGATACTTTGGCTATGAGATGGCGAAGGCATATAGGCCTCATCCTGCCCAATTTTGGCTCATATGAAACCAAGAGTGGATGCCATAGGCCATAGTATCTAAAGTTTATACGCCTCCCAAGATTGACCGGACCTCACTTCCGCTTGTTTAAAAAATGACATATTCGTTTTTTTAAACGAAAACACAGGCTGAATAGCCCCCAGCACAGAAACAATAGCCCCTTCTTTGGGTGGATAGGCCCTGCTTAAGACCAAAATTCTACTGCCATTTTTTGTGGATTCCAGATAATAAAAGCTGCCCAGATAAAAATAACCCGGATTTCTGACTATTACATTTTTTATGACTACGGGTTTATCGATGAATTGGTCTATGTTACTCAACACTTTTTCCAAGTTTACTGCTGGGACACTATCAAAGACCTGCCCTTGTAAAGACGGCGGAGACAATAATCGAAAGAATTGAAAGATAAAAAATAAGAAAAGAGCTGTTTTAATAACAGGAAACGAACGATCGGTTTTGAGTGTCATGGCTATTCGATTTTTCAGATAAAAAAATAAACTACATTACTGCTTTGCGCTCAAATCAGGCCCTAGGTTACTGAGTATTTACTCCCAAAAGGCGCAAAGTTTCAAGGTCAAGATTTCCGATTGGCAACCCTTTCCTCCGTTGGAAGTCTGTCACTGCCAATTTCGTTTGAACGCTGAACTCCCCATTTTCCTTGCCGCTATAATACCCTAGCTTTTTCAGGGCACTTTGAACTCTGATCATCAGGTTTTTATCTATACCATCCACACAAGGAATCTCCATCCAAATATAGGTTCCGCTGAAATTGATGAATTTATCTATTGTGGCATAAGGGTTGGGCCCCCAAATTGGCTCCTGGTCTCCCCACTGCTCTTCCGGACCAATAAACTTTATTGCTTGAACTGCAACGGAACACTTTTCCTTTTCCTTCATATAGCTAAAATCCGAACCTGCCCTCGTAAAATGATTATTATTTTTATCCAAATAACATTCTATATATTCCATTTCACCCATAAAGCCACCCGGAATTAAGGTTTTGGGAAACTGGCTTTTGGAGAGCATACTTGCTTGGTCAATCCCGTCAAAACCGGGTTGAAGGATGCTTGCTGATGCTCTGGCTTGAATCAATTCAGTGGCACCGTTGCTGCACTTTTGAGAAGAAAGGAATGACAAGGCAAAACACTTTTCATCCATGTAAACCCGCCACACAGGCATAGGCTCCCCAAAAGAATTCTTTTCATTATAAACCTGACTTGGAGGAAGTGGCGGTATCTTGGAAAGGTCAAACTCTTTAAGGAAGAAACGTGTGCAGCCGTTTGGCAATATAGCGCGAATGCTTACTCGTATCGTTTTCCCATTTTTTGGGAAAGGTATAGTATAGTTTGAGCCAGGAAGAAAATGGTTTTCGAACTTATCTTTAGGATTATCATTGAAACCATTCTGCTCAGACCACTTAAGGTTCGGATCCAATGTAATTTGAATTTGAACCAGAGGAGATTTCCCAGCTACCTTCAATTTAATTTTCCCTTCCACTGGGAATTCCCACCATATTTTATATTCTCCGTTCTGTTTATACATATCAAAAATTCGGGGTTCGTCGGTTATAGATTTTCCTGGCGGCCGATATCCTCTGAGAGGTTTGAGCATTTGCAAATAGGCTTCTTTTCTGGCCCATACCCGATATTCAACCCGGTATTCATACCACACTCCAGGGACAGCATCTATATCGAAAACATTCCGTGTCTTCCTCCATCCACCGATATAAACATAATCGTTTGCGCCTTCGATACTGGCGGAAAACCTAAATTCCATATTTCTACATTCGAAGCTGGGGGCGAGAATGCTGTCCAATTCCACCCGAATCCCTGCCGGGTTGTTATCCGAAGCTGTGCCCAACGCTTCATATCCTGCCCTAGAAAATGGCTTTATCATCAGCAATACGGGTATGTCATTCGAAGTTGCGCCAAGGGCATTATTTTCCGTCCAGGGTAGAGTTGAACCCATCGTCAATAATTCAGGCATGTCATCTGTAGCTGTACCTAAGGCATTGTATTCCATCGAAGTGAAGGAAGCCAGGCCTATCAAAAGCACAGGTGAGATGAAGTAACCGATCTTTTGTAAAACTTTCATAAATGAATTCTTGCTCATGATAATCTTATGATTTGTTTTAGAATGACCGTACTAATTGTATATAAATGTTGTCCTATCTTTCCAATTCACAAAAGGTCTTTTACATGTTAATATACCCAAGCGGTTCCTTGTTTCTGATGGTATGAGTATCTGTACAGATGCGCCGGCTTTAAGTGTATACTGAGCCATGCTCTCTTTTGAGCAACAATGTTACATATAATAGATGTACCATTGCTTTCAAAAAATTACATCTTTGAAGCATTTTTTCATATTGACATTTTTACAATGTAACCAAAAATAAAACATTGTCCTGCCGGGAATTGCACTTTTTTTGATTTTCTGTAATTTTTGGAGCAAAAATTATCATTAACTACAAAAAGGGTATCCCCCTTAGTATTTTTCAGCAGCAATAGATTGTTATTATCCCAAACTTAACCCTGTGTAATGTCAGAAAACCAATTTTGCGGATTCAAGGCTATTTAACATTGTGACATAGCATGTTAAAAAATTTTCCAGGAGTCAACCAAAATTAGCAGGACATAGACCTTGTGATAAAGGGAAGCCCGGGAAAATTTTAACTGTTTTCAGTTAATACCATTAAAAAATGGACGTTGACTTTATCAAGCGGCTTAGTAAAGGAGATAGTGAAGCAATTAAAAGTATTTTCAATGGCGAAATAGGGAACTGGATTCGAAACTATGTGAGCCGAAAAGGAGGAACGCCGGAAAACCAAGAGGACACAGTAACCGAAACAATATTACGTGTGATGAAGCTAATCAATAGAGGAAAATATCGGGAAGAAGGAAAATTTCCATCTTTCATTAGAAAAGTAGCTAAAATGGTTTGGAAAGAAGAATGGAAACGACAGAAAAAGTTTAGCGCACGTATCTGGCTTTTTACCCAAAGCCAATTAGCAAAACTGGAAGAGACATCTCTGTCGGAAAAAATAGAAAACCTGGCTGAATCAATTTACTTAGAAGCTTGCATGAAACATTTATCCGAAAGAGAAAGGGCAATATTAAAGCTTCACTATTATGAAGGGTACAGCCTGTCCGAAATAGATGAGTTGCTGAGCCTTAAGTCAAATCACACTAATGTGTTGATTAAAAGGTGTCGAGAGAAATTGAAAAGGTGTATTAACAATGCAAAAAAGATTCAGTCTGCTGAAAAGCAAAATTAGCATAGGCAATAAACCCAAAACAAGACTGCATTATGAATCCTGTAAGTGGCAGCCAAAGTGAAAGAGTTAAGTTGATTAGAAGATACCTGACAGATCGGCTTTCTGAATTGGAGAAAAAGGAATTTGAACAGCAACTTACCTATGACCCTATTCTAAAGAACGATACTGAGTTCATCCGTAATTTATTTGTGATGTACGAACAACCGGAACTGATAAAAGCTGGCCAAACACTTCTGACCCTTCGATCTGAAAGGCTGACAGAAATCAAGCTTAAAGGCAATAAAGCTAAGCCTAGCCACAAGCCCCCCCGCCTGATACACAAAACCCGAAACTTGCTGATAGGTTCAGTGATGCTTTTATTGTTGTTTTTCATTTTAATTATTAATAACATTATCATATTTGCCGATCATGATCAGTTATTCAAAAACTATCTACAGCCTCACCCCAGCATTTTTTCTCAATCGACTTCTGCACCACCTAACCTGAGAAGCGCTATATACAATTATGAAAACAGCAATTGGGAAGAAGCCAGCCGGTTGTTTAAACAATATACAGAGGTAGATCCTATCTATAAATTCTATTATGCCGTTTCCACCGTCAACCTATCTAAAAGCGATTATCAAGAAGATTTAGATCGTTTTATTGCCCTGAAAAGAGAACTTGAAGCAAATCAACCCATCAATAAAAATCTGATTGCCTGGGTGGATTACTATATTGCCCTGATTAATATCAAGCAGGGAGATTTCAGGGAAGGCAAACAAATGATCAATGCACTGGCTGAAAAAGAAAATTTGGATACTGCCTTACATGAAGTAATAGATAAAATGTGGCTCCGGCTGCTTTTCCTTTTTTATTGACTTTTGATATGGCGAAGTTTGGAAAGGTCTACTGTAGGCAGAGGTGATATAGCCTGTTGGTGCTGGCTCTTAGGAAAAATTGACAGTGGGATGGCTAATCTTATCCGTTCCCGCGCCTTTAAAAGCCCGATAAAATCCTTCCTCGTACTTCCCGCCCAGCGGTATCTCCCTCCCGGCAATGGATCATGATCGCACAACCGAACACCCCTGCAAGCTCAATTTCATTCACGTAAGCCGGGCGATCTCCCCTTTCCCACCTCCTTCGCCAAGTCTACGGCCGGCGATCAGGATGATCGCGCCACGAGCCTACCGCCCCCATACCCCCTCCCCCACCTCCTCCGCCTGCCCCAGCGCCCCAAGCGTCTCCAGCAGCCGCTGCACCTGCTCCAGATGCTGCTTCGTCCGTTTCTTCTGGAAGGCGGCGGCGATGGCGGGCACGTCCGCCGGAGCGTCCAGGGAGTTCAAGAGGTCCCGCAGGGCGGCGGCCTGCTCCGGCAGGCTATCCGGCCAGGGGCGCTTTTCGGTGGTAGCGATCTGCGCTTCCGCGGTGTCGATGTCCACCTCCAGCAGTTTACCCTGTTTGGCGGCCCGGGCCTCTTCCGGCGCCTGGTATTCCGGCCGCAGCCAGCGGACGTGCCCGGCGGCTTCCTCCGCTGCCCGCTCGGCGTTGAGCTGCACCAGGCGATCCAGGATTTCGCTCTCTTCCAGATCGGCGGGCCAGCCGTAGGCTGCCGCCACCGCGGCGTCGAGCTCGTCGTGGAGCTGCCGCAGGATGCCCACCAGGCCCTGCTCGTGGATGCGGCGCTCTTTTTCGGTGAGGGGCTGCCCGGCGCGCTCTTTTTCCAGGACGTTGTACAGATCCGTCATCGTCAGATCGGGGTGCAGCTCCTGCTGCCGCTTGCGGTGGGCGTCGAGGCGCTCGCCGAGGGAGCGGATGTGGGATTTTTGTTCTCTAGAAGGAGAGGGGAAAGGGAAATTTTCGAAACAAGGCCCATTTTGCCATCGGGGGTCATTTCCTATTCCCATGCGCCCTCCTTGTGCTAGAGCCCAAGTGACATGAATGTGACTGGAAAGGGCTCCTAAAATAAAGGCATCGTTACTTGCAACTACTGCGACAGAACCGTCAGGAATTGTTTCCTCACTAGTTAGAAATAAGAAAAAGCGATGCTTAGAAACCTCACTAGTTGCTATGTAGCGATTTAACACGTGAACAGCTGCCCTCATCTCACCACGGGTACGACCAAACACCCACCAGTTTTTACGAAAAAATTTGTCTTTATTATTATCTCGAAAGGGTTTAACATCTGTCATTACTTTTTGATAGCCTGGGGGAAAAACTTTCATCGCCTCACTTGCTGACATAGAGAAAAAATCAATGCAATATCGAGGTTCCCGAGCTTTAGTCAAGTCACTACCTGAAATTAGTTGTGGAAGAAACTGTTTCCAGTTGGGATTTTCCTGAAGCCAATTTGTTCGATCTGAAAGGGTGACTATGAAACCTGCACCAACCAGTTTAACTCCTTGATAAACTAGATCTTTATTTGACTTTAAAGGAACGGCCTTATTGATTGCGGCTCCCACTTGTAAGTTTGAGTGGATTACACCACGTTGAATTGCAAATTGTACTTTTAGTCCGTCATCATCATTGTTTTCCGTTTCTTTTATGACTTTCCAAAGTTCCCCAATAATTTGGTCACAAGATGCTATAGTCATAGCAATTCTTACTGCAGCTCCATCTGTAGAATCCACCCAAGGATGATCAGGTATTGCCAGGTTAATTTTTAGACCAACTTGTAGATGTTTTTCAATTATTTGTCGATTCTTAGTTTGGGTAATACTATTAGTCGTAATAAGTCCAAAACGCTTTAGTTTTTGATCCAATACGAGCGTTGCCGCCTTGTGCCACCAATACATCACAAGATCACATGCAGGAAGTTCTGAAAAAGAATGGCGTATTGCATCCACATAACCATCTCCTATAGAATCCCGAAGTCGTTTTTCACCAATAAAAGGGGGATTCCCCACAATGAAATCTGCCACTGGCCATTCCGCTGGCTTCGGATTGAGGTATTCATAAACTGAGATTCGAGCAGATTCGTCCGGCACCTCTTCCCCCGTAATCGGATGCGGTTTTGTTGTCCGCCCATCCCAATGAGTCACCGGCTGCCCGGCCGCATCCAGCATGGGCGTCCGGTCCTCCCAGGTCAGCACCGCATCCCGGCATTCGATGTTGTGCAGGTCGCGGATGATCGGCTCCTGGAGGTCTTCCAGGCTGCCCCGGCTGCGCAGGTGCCACTGCAGGAAGCCGATCCACAGGACCAGCTCGGCAATGGCGGCGGCGCGGGGGTTGACCTCGATGCCCAGCAGGTTGGCGGGAGTGACGATGGCGCCGGCCAGCTCCAGGCGCTGCTGCCCCTGGCCCAGCTCGCGCAGGGTGTTGAACACTTCCCCTTCCAGGCGCTTGAGCAATTCCAGGGTGACGTAGAGGAAGTTGCCGCTGCCGCAGGCGGGGTCGAGCACCTTCAGGTTGGCCAGTCGCTGCAGGAAGCGCTCCACCTGGCCGATGGCGGCAGTGAGGTCGCCCTGCTCCGCCAGTTGCAGGGCGGCCACCTGCACGGCTTCCCACTCAGCGCGCAGCGGCTCGATGATGGTGGGCTGCACCAGGCGCTCCACGTAGGCGCGGGGCGTATAGTGGGCGCCCAGCTTGTGGCGCTCTTGCGGGTCGAGGGCGCGCTCCAGCAGGGTGCCGAAGATGGCCGGCTCCACATCGCGCCAGTCGGAATCGGCAGCTTCCAGCAGCAACTGAATCTGGTCGGCATCGAGGTCGATCACGTCAATTTCGGCAAACAGGCCGCCGTTGAAGCGGGGTAAATTCTTGCGCAGGACGACCGAGAAACCGCCTTTGTCCATGCTGCCCCAGAGCGATTCCAGCATGGGGACGAAGGTGCCCGGCGCTTTCTGCAAGTCGCCCAGCAGCCGGGTGAAGCTCTTCTCCGGCAGCAGCTCCACATCTTCGGCGAACATGGTAAAGAGGCAGCGCATCAGGAAGTTGGCCACCCGTTCCGGCGAGTGCTGCCCTTCCAGGGAGCGGGCCAGCCGCGCCAGGCGGTCGGCGATCTTGCGGGTCACCTTGGTGCTGCGGCGGCTGGGGTCCAGGCTGAGCGGATCTGTCCAGACGGTGCGCAGCAGCGCCTGGTTTTCTTCCTTCCGCAAGCCTTCCAGCCGGATGCGGTACGAGGCAGGGTCGGGAAAGGGCACGTAATGCCCGCCGGCGCGGCTCCAGTCGGTGTACAGGGCGATGCTGTGGCCTACGTCCACCACCATCAGGAAAGGCGGGCGGCCGCCGTCGATTTCCTCCCGGGGCAGCAGGCGGGCGTACTTTTCCGCCTGCTTGCGGGCCTTCTCCATGGCCGTGTCCCAGGCTTTGGTGCCGCGGATGCCGTGCCCGCGCTTGCGGCCGGCGCGCTGGGCCTCCGCTGCTGCGGACAGGGGCGCACTGCCGTTGGCGGCGTCGGCGCCCTGCTTGGCTTCCAGCACGAAGTGGCCCCGCTTGTAGCAGTCAATGAAGTTTTTGCTGCTGCCGGCGATGGTGGGCACGGTTTTCTCGAAGACGTAGGCGTTGGCGGCTTCTTCCGGGGTCTTGGGCCGGGGTGGTCCTACCTCCAGCAACTGGCAGAGATCGAGGATGAACGACTGGGCGTTGGCGCGCTCCGCCGCTCCGGAGGCTGCCCATTTGTCGATGAACGCGTCGATGGTGTTAGGGTTGTGATCTTTCATTTGCGGTTGCGGAAGTTGGTGTTTGTGATGCGCGCTTTTGTGTCGGCAGATAAAACTAAGGATTTTTACGGGGATGGCGAGGGGTTTGGTTCGGGGAAAGTGGGGAAATGGAGTGGTATTTACATGATAGGGGCTGTTTACGTTCATTTTCCTCTAAATCATAGAGAACTAGGTCAGGTTTCACTAATTTACTGCCGTTGAAAAGTTTTTTGACACGATGAAGCGGATGGTGGATGATCCGGGGATTGTGGGGGGGAGGTGAGGCAGGGAGTATCTATATACCTGGCAAGCATTGAAAATGTTTGATTGTAACAGATTGCGTAGCTGCACTTGGCAATCATTCAAGCCGGCATAGGAAGGGCATAATCCCGTAGGGATGCTAGTCCATTGCCAGGGCCGTGA
Coding sequences:
- a CDS encoding peptidoglycan-binding protein, with product MSKNSFMKVLQKIGYFISPVLLIGLASFTSMEYNALGTATDDMPELLTMGSTLPWTENNALGATSNDIPVLLMIKPFSRAGYEALGTASDNNPAGIRVELDSILAPSFECRNMEFRFSASIEGANDYVYIGGWRKTRNVFDIDAVPGVWYEYRVEYRVWARKEAYLQMLKPLRGYRPPGKSITDEPRIFDMYKQNGEYKIWWEFPVEGKIKLKVAGKSPLVQIQITLDPNLKWSEQNGFNDNPKDKFENHFLPGSNYTIPFPKNGKTIRVSIRAILPNGCTRFFLKEFDLSKIPPLPPSQVYNEKNSFGEPMPVWRVYMDEKCFALSFLSSQKCSNGATELIQARASASILQPGFDGIDQASMLSKSQFPKTLIPGGFMGEMEYIECYLDKNNNHFTRAGSDFSYMKEKEKCSVAVQAIKFIGPEEQWGDQEPIWGPNPYATIDKFINFSGTYIWMEIPCVDGIDKNLMIRVQSALKKLGYYSGKENGEFSVQTKLAVTDFQRRKGLPIGNLDLETLRLLGVNTQ
- a CDS encoding RNA polymerase sigma factor gives rise to the protein MDVDFIKRLSKGDSEAIKSIFNGEIGNWIRNYVSRKGGTPENQEDTVTETILRVMKLINRGKYREEGKFPSFIRKVAKMVWKEEWKRQKKFSARIWLFTQSQLAKLEETSLSEKIENLAESIYLEACMKHLSERERAILKLHYYEGYSLSEIDELLSLKSNHTNVLIKRCREKLKRCINNAKKIQSAEKQN
- a CDS encoding class I SAM-dependent DNA methyltransferase, which translates into the protein MKDHNPNTIDAFIDKWAASGAAERANAQSFILDLCQLLEVGPPRPKTPEEAANAYVFEKTVPTIAGSSKNFIDCYKRGHFVLEAKQGADAANGSAPLSAAAEAQRAGRKRGHGIRGTKAWDTAMEKARKQAEKYARLLPREEIDGGRPPFLMVVDVGHSIALYTDWSRAGGHYVPFPDPASYRIRLEGLRKEENQALLRTVWTDPLSLDPSRRSTKVTRKIADRLARLARSLEGQHSPERVANFLMRCLFTMFAEDVELLPEKSFTRLLGDLQKAPGTFVPMLESLWGSMDKGGFSVVLRKNLPRFNGGLFAEIDVIDLDADQIQLLLEAADSDWRDVEPAIFGTLLERALDPQERHKLGAHYTPRAYVERLVQPTIIEPLRAEWEAVQVAALQLAEQGDLTAAIGQVERFLQRLANLKVLDPACGSGNFLYVTLELLKRLEGEVFNTLRELGQGQQRLELAGAIVTPANLLGIEVNPRAAAIAELVLWIGFLQWHLRSRGSLEDLQEPIIRDLHNIECRDAVLTWEDRTPMLDAAGQPVTHWDGRTTKPHPITGEEVPDESARISVYEYLNPKPAEWPVADFIVGNPPFIGEKRLRDSIGDGYVDAIRHSFSELPACDLVMYWWHKAATLVLDQKLKRFGLITTNSITQTKNRQIIEKHLQVGLKINLAIPDHPWVDSTDGAAVRIAMTIASCDQIIGELWKVIKETENNDDDGLKVQFAIQRGVIHSNLQVGAAINKAVPLKSNKDLVYQGVKLVGAGFIVTLSDRTNWLQENPNWKQFLPQLISGSDLTKAREPRYCIDFFSMSASEAMKVFPPGYQKVMTDVKPFRDNNKDKFFRKNWWVFGRTRGEMRAAVHVLNRYIATSEVSKHRFFLFLTSEETIPDGSVAVVASNDAFILGALSSHIHVTWALAQGGRMGIGNDPRWQNGPCFENFPFPSPSREQKSHIRSLGERLDAHRKRQQELHPDLTMTDLYNVLEKERAGQPLTEKERRIHEQGLVGILRQLHDELDAAVAAAYGWPADLEESEILDRLVQLNAERAAEEAAGHVRWLRPEYQAPEEARAAKQGKLLEVDIDTAEAQIATTEKRPWPDSLPEQAAALRDLLNSLDAPADVPAIAAAFQKKRTKQHLEQVQRLLETLGALGQAEEVGEGVWGR